From a single Planococcus shenhongbingii genomic region:
- a CDS encoding protein arginine kinase, which translates to MAIERFLQPRASSWMANDGENVDIAMSTRIRLARNLSDFQFPYSFSEDEALKVDKEVSSALLDKGHELNHSFTHINIQETPKLQREVLVEKHLISPYLAKGTHSGSVLLSENEELSVMVNEEDHLRIQSLQSGFHLQEAYQVANQLDSLLEKNLSYAFHEKFGYLTSCPTNTGTGMRASVMLHLPALTMSHQIARIIPAISRLGMVVRGIYGEGSEALGNVYQISNQMTLGKSEYDILQDLQNMTEQIIQQERLAREAILNNSPIVLEDRIYRSLGTLTHSRLLTTEEAATCLSDVRLGIDLKMIAHMDMSILNELMIFMQPAFLQQYAGKPLQPKERDFARAKLFRERLNKENATNEGEEFA; encoded by the coding sequence ATGGCAATTGAACGTTTTCTTCAACCTAGAGCCAGTAGTTGGATGGCGAATGATGGCGAAAATGTCGATATTGCTATGAGTACGCGTATCCGGCTTGCTCGCAATTTGAGTGATTTTCAATTTCCTTATTCGTTTTCGGAAGATGAAGCACTAAAAGTAGATAAAGAAGTTTCCTCTGCATTGCTTGATAAGGGTCATGAGTTGAATCATTCGTTCACCCATATTAATATACAGGAAACCCCTAAGCTGCAAAGAGAGGTATTGGTTGAGAAGCATTTGATCAGCCCTTATTTAGCGAAAGGCACTCATTCGGGATCAGTGCTATTGTCAGAGAACGAAGAGCTCAGTGTTATGGTTAATGAAGAAGATCATCTGCGGATCCAAAGTCTGCAATCAGGTTTTCATCTACAAGAAGCTTATCAAGTAGCCAACCAATTGGATTCATTGCTTGAAAAAAATCTTTCATATGCTTTCCACGAAAAGTTTGGTTATTTAACTAGTTGCCCTACTAATACAGGGACAGGAATGAGAGCCTCAGTCATGCTTCATTTGCCTGCACTTACGATGTCACATCAAATTGCTCGTATCATTCCAGCGATCTCACGTTTAGGAATGGTTGTAAGAGGTATTTACGGAGAAGGTAGTGAAGCACTTGGCAATGTGTATCAAATTTCTAATCAAATGACTCTTGGAAAGTCAGAATATGATATTTTACAAGATTTACAGAATATGACGGAACAGATCATTCAACAAGAGCGCCTGGCACGAGAAGCGATTTTAAATAATTCTCCTATCGTTTTAGAGGACCGTATTTACCGTTCACTTGGTACGCTGACTCACTCCCGATTGTTAACTACAGAAGAAGCGGCAACTTGTTTATCGGATGTTCGGTTAGGTATTGATTTAAAAATGATTGCCCATATGGATATGTCGATTCTGAATGAATTGATGATTTTTATGCAGCCGGCCTTTCTTCAGCAATATGCTGGAAAACCGCTGCAACCAAAAGAACGTGATTTTGCCCGCGCGAAATTATTCCGTGAGCGTTTAAATAAAGAAAATGCAACTAATGAAGGAGAGGAATTCGCATGA